The DNA sequence AACCAACAAGACAGAACATTATGTTGGCATCTGGGTTAAACCAACAAATGAGCAATTTACAAGAACAGCAATGATATTGGAGCCCCATTCCTCTTTGGTTGTATCTGTGACAATGAAGGCGCATGAATCTCCCCAAGACACGGTTAAGATTGAGGCGCTGATGATTGTCTTACAGTCAAAGCATGACCTTGTGGAATTGGAGTCATCCATTGGTGGCAAGTTGACTATGGACAGTGGCTTTATGGCACATACCAAGAAGCTGCAGGCTGATGTGTATTGGGCAACGCTGCCAGCTATCATTTGTGAGCCAGCAAGATGCCCGCAGGTATAGTTACAAGTTTTACATGATTCAAGATGCCCGCATGTGGCCTGATTAGACTTTGGATATTCCATTTTTCCTTCCAAAATTTCTGCGTTTGAATGAAAACAGAACTCTTCAACTAAATTGCTCGTAGATAATTTTCTTTAACATTTTATGTGCAGTAGATCGATCATTTAATATCTTGCAGATTCTCTTAACTATTTGCATCAACTTGTTATACCAGATCATGTCAGGATCAACCGAGAATATGACCTTGATTACATCCATTGATGTGCACCCCATCAAGACATGGTGAGTCATATGTATAGCGCATCGAAGTGATACAACTCCTATATTAGTAGTCCAAGACTTCCTCTGATTTGAACTATATGCATCACAGGATCGCGACTACTCATAAGGGAGGGACTGTTTACATTTGGGACTACCAGAAGCAGGTATCAGTACtgctatatttatatttagtataATATGCTTGCGAATGCAGTAAAAATTATGGTGGTGAAACTCAAATATGTTCATTATTTGGCAGAAACGTGTGTCCAAGTTGCAGGTCACTAAGGTGCCGAGCATCCTTGCAGGCTTAATACATAAATATTCTCAATACATTGAAGAGAAGTCTGCCCCACATTGGCTTTGTTCAGTCAAATTTATCACTCAAGAGAAATGGTTGGCAGTGGGGGATGGTGACGGATACATATATGTCTATGCCTATGCTGACACTAAGCTTTATGAGGTCAAGAAATTCAGAGCTTACCATGGAAAATCTGTCGACTCGTTGGCAGTCCATCCAAGCGAGCCGTACCTTCTTTCGTCATCGGCTTTTGATGGGAGGATCAAGCATTGGGACTGGAGCAGGACTTGGGAgaaaattcaagaatttgatgtGACCACTTCTGGTGTTCTCAAGGATGGTGTGCGCAGTCTCAAGTTTAACCCAAGGGACGCCAACACTTTTGCTTGTGTCACCTATGCTAACAGAGCAATGGTTTGttatcctcttcctcttcacTAAATCTGACCCTTGTACATCTATGCCATAATTAGTGAAAAATCGACTAATTCAGCTATTCAAGGAGTCATTTGTATATTTGATGTTACAAGATTTCTTCTCTGCATGAAATTTCTAGGTTGGGAACATTAAATCTTCCAGTCTTACAGCCACAATGAAGGGACCATTCAATGCTGATTATTTCTTCGCTCCCAGTCATCAGCACTTGATGGTTACTTTGAGTTCACCTCATGATTGTGCATGTGTAAAATGTACATCACCCAACTCTGAGGTGAACAATATCATACACTAACAACTATTTTCGTAACACTTAATAACATTGATAACAGCTGTGTGCATATATATATGGGGGACAGTAATTGGCCTAATAATTCTCCTTTCTCTTATTTGTGTGAAAATCAGATAAGGGATTTGGAGACGCGAAAAATTGTTCACACTCTTGGTGTGAATGGGCGCAAAACGAGACGCGTTGCTTGCCACCCAAGGCTTCCAATATTTGCTACCATGTTAGATGACGGGACTGTATGTTTGTGGCATGCCAGTACATACAGGTAATTTAAGCTTCTGCTCAATATACTCCTTCATCTTTTATTAAAACACAAGTATTCCATGATTCAAACATACTAATTGTGTCCAACAACTAGCACAACTGGCTGCTTTGGTGATTGAGTATCTGTAACTGATCTAATTGATAAAAAAGAACAAGTGCTTTATTTTGTTAGCATTGTTTGCATTTGCTTGTTTTCTGGTTTCTTCTTTTTGGTTTTATTTTAGCATTGTCTCCATTTGCTTGTTTTTTAGTTCCTTTTTCGGTTTGCGGGACGCTTCGCCAAGCACTGCATTGCTTAATCCAGTGACATGAAACGTTTTTATTAGGTATTGAAAGCAACAATCATAAATAATGCTGGTCTCCTAACTATGTAGGCTTGAGAAAATGGTTCACATTCCAGATACGGACAGCAGCTCACATGATATGGTATTCGTGACAGACACAAATGACATAACAAGGTACTACCACTGCTTACCTTCTAATTCACCTCTGACCATCAAACTGAATGTGAATAACGCATCCTCTCTTTGAAACAAGGAGCCTTCCTGGTTTTTTGCATGCTTCAAACAATTTTATCTTCTCCATGGCTCCATTTTACCATCTCGAGTCAATAGTGTTCTATGTGGTTtcgtccccccccccccccccaacaaaaaaaaaactacgaGGAGTTGCTGAACTCAACCACTTGTTGCCGTTACTTAACAATTTTGTGTTGAGGATTACCCCATAGATTGTAGTCAAATTGAATCAGTGATTGATTTATTTGTTTCGTTGTCAACCTAATTGGTTACTTTCAATTACGTAAATCAATAGTTTAATATTTTATTTCTTAGCTTTGTTATCCATCTACTGGAATACTAATTGGATGTGGCTCCCATGTAATAACAAGATGATATTCTCTGAATTGCCATGGGGTTTGTAGGAAGTACATATAAATGACGAAATGGAACAAATGGAGCAATTGATGCTAGCATTATTTTAAGAATGTTTTATATAGCAAGCTCTACAGTGATCAATGGAAGTAAATGATAGTATGATACTTCATTTCTTCTTATATAGTGTATTATGAGAAGTCAATAGAAGTATAGCCTTAGTACCAATTCCTCTTGCAATGTATTATCAATTGCTACAAAATCAGGGTAATATAAGATCTACAAAACATAAATTTATTGCTCCAACATTTGTAcactaagcataattaattaattactcatttccctccaaattgtaagtctttttagttttgtcctaagtcaaacttgtcTAACTTTGATAAagttatagaaaaatatattatCATCTAGAATATCAAACAAATATActtttaaaatatatttcatggtgTATGTAATGAATCTAGTTTCATGTTTCAGATATTTGCAATTTTTTGTATAAACTTGGTTAAACCTAGCaaattttgacttaggacaaagccAAAGTGACCTACAGTTTGAAATTGAGGGAGTTTTAGTCAAAGTCTGATGTTTGTTTTTTTTCGAATATAATGGGCCTATAAAAAAAGCAGAGGGAGTATTACACATAAAAACTTGGACGATCCGAAGCAATAAGCCTTAACTTATACTTGTTGAGGTCAAAATTGAGTGCCTAATTCCATGGCATTATAACAAAAACAagaaacaacaacaaaaaaagacATTTTAAGAAAGGAAGTAGTTTCCAGCTTCTACATAAAAAAATGCTATGtttttacttagtta is a window from the Sorghum bicolor cultivar BTx623 chromosome 5, Sorghum_bicolor_NCBIv3, whole genome shotgun sequence genome containing:
- the LOC8070193 gene encoding uncharacterized protein LOC8070193 — encoded protein: MSTSVESLIEQDVKETSISVFKLVDKAHSVVVSPAPSQLQQVISVSEVPGEAGSYKVGFLSSETSKLFGAYAAGASFDSNKETIRCPVTLTNKTEHYVGIWVKPTNEQFTRTAMILEPHSSLVVSVTMKAHESPQDTVKIEALMIVLQSKHDLVELESSIGGKLTMDSGFMAHTKKLQADVYWATLPAIICEPARCPQIMSGSTENMTLITSIDVHPIKTWIATTHKGGTVYIWDYQKQKRVSKLQVTKVPSILAGLIHKYSQYIEEKSAPHWLCSVKFITQEKWLAVGDGDGYIYVYAYADTKLYEVKKFRAYHGKSVDSLAVHPSEPYLLSSSAFDGRIKHWDWSRTWEKIQEFDVTTSGVLKDGVRSLKFNPRDANTFACVTYANRAMVGNIKSSSLTATMKGPFNADYFFAPSHQHLMVTLSSPHDCACVKCTSPNSEIRDLETRKIVHTLGVNGRKTRRVACHPRLPIFATMLDDGTVCLWHASTYRLEKMVHIPDTDSSSHDMVFVTDTNDITRVIVTFESMIAIMEVNMPMER